The nucleotide window TCCATTGCAGCATCATCTCCGACTTACAGCACAAGTCACGATGATTCCCGTACTCGAGCAGACGATGACCTCCATTCCCGGCGAGAGGTGACCTCGCCTCTCTCAACTGGTGAATCGTCAGTAAGAATTCAGCCAACAAGTGCCCCCATCTTCTCTCGGATCATGTACCCGTCTCATGAAGCACAGACACGCCCACAATCTCCTTCCACAGTGGACGCTTCACCTGGCCATCAAGACAATGCcattcccatcaccatccagaCTGTTTGTGATGCTCTTCGGATATCAAGAGCAACATACGATGTGTTGATGGAGTCCTACTTCACCAACATGACATCATTCACCCTGTTCCGGCCAGGGAGTATTGAACCCAAGTTCGCCATGATGCAGTTTCACTCGGACGCCGAAGCGCTGATAGCTGCCatgttctccttctccaccagACATTGCCAAGATTGTGAGGACTGCCCAAGTCCGACCTACTTTGCAAAGATTGCCTACTCGAAGCTGGACGAATCAGTCGATAGTTATGGCGACAATCCCCCGCCATTCTGGCTTCTACAAGCAGGTGTTCTTGTCACCTTTTACCAACTCACCATGAGCGTCCGCTCTCGGTCGTGGAAGAAGCTTGGTGACTGCATCAGATATTCGTACGACTTGCACCTGCACATGGTTGATGCAAACCATGACCCAGTCAAAGACAAGAACCCGGTCAACATCCAACGCTGGTCGTTGATGGAAGAACGGAGAAGAGCTTGGTGGGCTGTCTGGGAAATGGACGTCTTTGCTAGCACTATTCGACGACTGCCGACGGCCATAGACCCTGAGATGAACCTCACCATGCTCCCAGTGCCAGACAGTTGTTGGTTCAATGACGTATACCAGGAAAGCTGCTTTCTTGCTCAGGACTGCAGTCTCAGGTGGAAGCAACTTGCCCAGTCAGGCAACCAGAGCGCCAAGGCCTGGTTCATAGTGATGAACTCTTTGATGCGCAACACACAGCGCATCGTGTATCCAGTGGGATCGGCTCTGCAGTCGATGAACGAAAACCACGCGGAAACCAACCAAGACGAACTCAACATCATGGCCAACACCCTCTACTGCACCGTCACTTCTTTTCCGACCAGTCTCGTCTACCAGGGGGAGACTCTTGACTTTCGACCAAAAGCTTCGGCTCAAAGCAGTCCAGATGGCATCAACCCAAGACAGGAACATGCCGACAAGTATTCCCTCCACCTGATGACGCAGCTCTGTCGGTTCATGATCTATCATCACAAGATCTGTGCTCGAACACCATGGCTAGCCCACCAAAAGGGTTCCAACGATGGCGGACAGGGAGAAGGAAACAACGACCCACGAGACGCTCAGCAAGCCAACTCTGAGTGGTCCAACTACATCAACGCCTCGGATGAGATCGTCACCGTGGTCCGCAACAGCTCCCGGGACCACTACAAATTCGTCAACCCTTTCCTCGTCAACACTCTCTGGTTTGGAGCCGCGGCACAATGTGCCTGCAAAGTCTTCGGGCCCGCATCGTTTAACAAACGGCTCACGATCTCCAACCTTGACCTTTTGAAACTTACCATTGACCGTTACATTTCCTTCTGGGGGGGCATGGAGAACCTCAAGGGGAAATTGGCTCGGATTGAGACAGCCCTGCAGAGTCTGATGGCTGGGCATGGGAGACCGAACGAGCATCCGCAGGACAGGcgccaacaaccacaactaCTGTCACACATCCGAGGGAGTAACGGTGCCAGTATTAATGACCTGGCTACGGTGGCCATGCAAAGACTTCCTGGCGTTACTGGTGATGCTGCCGTGTCATCATCGCCACTCCTCGTCAACATACCCGGTATTggtcccccaccaccaccaccaaacccatgGTCAACATTTGAACCGACGGACGTCTGTGGTGACTTTATCCATCCGGGGAATTTCACAACGGGGTTGACTCCAGGCGGCCCCAACTTTTACGGTCACGGGGACCCGATGGACTTTTCGCCgtttgggctggaggagctgctgatggcgagcatgatgatggataCGTAGAACTGAACGGTATACTGCCTAATTTCGCTGCGAGCTTCGAGGGATAGCACTTAATCTCGGGTGTGTTTTGTTGTAAAGAGTTAATTCGTTCTTGTCAACCGTCATCAACTTGTCACTCTCTCCCGTAAACGCAGAAAGGTCTTGTACTAaatccccacc belongs to Podospora bellae-mahoneyi strain CBS 112042 chromosome 6, whole genome shotgun sequence and includes:
- a CDS encoding hypothetical protein (EggNog:ENOG503P1JP; COG:L), producing the protein MPSSLRDQHYPRTMAEPQAHPNPQQETGPSLSDASAAKLACYACKRRKVKCDRQLPVCSLCQKLSGQCEYPTHAEKPGPKTGGPLQGNKRRRLDQASVSSSVSHGPSLNATGHRHTTSFELARRSSIAASSPTYSTSHDDSRTRADDDLHSRREVTSPLSTGESSVRIQPTSAPIFSRIMYPSHEAQTRPQSPSTVDASPGHQDNAIPITIQTVCDALRISRATYDVLMESYFTNMTSFTLFRPGSIEPKFAMMQFHSDAEALIAAMFSFSTRHCQDCEDCPSPTYFAKIAYSKLDESVDSYGDNPPPFWLLQAGVLVTFYQLTMSVRSRSWKKLGDCIRYSYDLHLHMVDANHDPVKDKNPVNIQRWSLMEERRRAWWAVWEMDVFASTIRRLPTAIDPEMNLTMLPVPDSCWFNDVYQESCFLAQDCSLRWKQLAQSGNQSAKAWFIVMNSLMRNTQRIVYPVGSALQSMNENHAETNQDELNIMANTLYCTVTSFPTSLVYQGETLDFRPKASAQSSPDGINPRQEHADKYSLHLMTQLCRFMIYHHKICARTPWLAHQKGSNDGGQGEGNNDPRDAQQANSEWSNYINASDEIVTVVRNSSRDHYKFVNPFLVNTLWFGAAAQCACKVFGPASFNKRLTISNLDLLKLTIDRYISFWGGMENLKGKLARIETALQSLMAGHGRPNEHPQDRRQQPQLLSHIRGSNGASINDLATVAMQRLPGVTGDAAVSSSPLLVNIPGIGPPPPPPNPWSTFEPTDVCGDFIHPGNFTTGLTPGGPNFYGHGDPMDFSPFGLEELLMASMMMDT